One Tabrizicola piscis genomic region harbors:
- the repA gene encoding plasmid partitioning protein RepA, with product MSKRLGSRLREHAQETFPPDAQKGLRRFAMREAADLLRINQNTFRHHVSNLEGFPEGILEGGNRRSFSAEDMVEAQRVLLETGRIKPDEHPHRRAGEPCQVVTIFNLKGGSAKTSTVAHVGQLLGLRGYRVLLIDLDSQASLTNLFGVTPELDPDMPTSYDLIRSEGPLPASDIIRKTNFPTVDLIPASMDIMEYEFEVALSFRHGATTFHSRIREALEPVLSRYDVVIFDTPPQLNFSVISALFASTGVLIPLNASMLDVMSLASFLGMASNLMGVVEAHAPEHGLNFVRVLITRYENTDGPQVQISSLLRTVLGDAVLPAEFLKSTAVGDAANTQQSIFEVEPRDVNRRTYERAIESVSRVTDEVEREILKAWGRSHGA from the coding sequence ATGTCCAAGCGGCTCGGGAGCCGGTTGCGTGAACATGCGCAGGAGACGTTCCCACCGGATGCCCAGAAGGGTCTCCGTCGCTTCGCGATGCGGGAAGCAGCCGATCTGCTTCGGATCAACCAGAACACCTTCCGCCATCATGTGTCAAATCTCGAAGGCTTTCCGGAAGGCATCCTCGAGGGTGGCAACCGGCGCAGCTTCTCTGCCGAGGACATGGTCGAAGCCCAACGCGTCCTTCTTGAGACGGGTAGGATCAAGCCCGATGAACACCCTCATAGAAGAGCCGGCGAACCGTGCCAGGTCGTGACGATCTTCAACCTGAAGGGCGGCAGCGCAAAAACGTCGACCGTTGCTCATGTTGGTCAGCTTCTGGGCCTTCGCGGCTATCGGGTCCTGCTTATCGACCTCGACAGCCAGGCAAGTCTGACAAACCTGTTCGGGGTTACCCCTGAGCTCGATCCGGACATGCCGACCTCCTACGATCTGATCCGATCCGAGGGGCCCCTGCCCGCCTCAGATATCATTCGCAAAACGAACTTCCCGACAGTGGATCTGATCCCGGCCTCCATGGACATCATGGAGTACGAGTTCGAGGTCGCTTTGAGCTTCAGACACGGCGCCACCACCTTCCACAGTCGGATCCGTGAAGCGCTTGAGCCAGTCCTGAGCCGATATGATGTGGTGATCTTCGACACCCCGCCGCAGCTGAACTTCTCGGTGATCTCCGCCCTCTTTGCTTCCACTGGGGTCCTGATCCCGCTCAACGCGTCCATGCTTGATGTGATGTCTCTGGCAAGCTTTCTCGGTATGGCGAGCAACCTGATGGGCGTCGTCGAGGCGCATGCTCCCGAGCACGGCCTGAACTTCGTTCGGGTGCTGATCACCCGGTACGAGAACACCGACGGTCCACAGGTCCAGATCTCTTCTCTGCTTCGGACGGTCCTTGGCGATGCGGTCCTCCCTGCCGAGTTCCTGAAGTCGACGGCGGTAGGTGATGCCGCAAACACCCAGCAGAGCATCTTTGAGGTCGAACCTCGCGACGTGAACCGCAGAACATACGAGCGTGCGATCGAGTCCGTTTCACGCGTGACCGACGAAGTTGAGCGCGAAATCCTCAAGGCATGGGGGCGTAGTCATGGCGCGTAA